From the genome of Malus domestica chromosome 04, GDT2T_hap1, one region includes:
- the LOC103432731 gene encoding replication factor C subunit 3 isoform X2, with amino-acid sequence MLWVDKYRPKTLDQAIVHQDIAQNLKKLVAEQDCPHLLFYGPSGSGKKTLIIALLRQVFGPSADKVKVENRAWKVDAGSRTIDIELTTLSSTNHIELNPSDAGFQDRYIVQEIIKEMAKNRPIDTKGKKGYKILVLNEVDKLSREAQHSLRRTMEKYSAYCRLILCCNSSSKVTEAIRSRCLNVRINAPTEDQIVKVLEFIGKKEVLQLPSGFTARIAEKSNRSLRRAILSLETCRVQQYPFTSNQSIPPMDWEEYVSEIASDIMKEQSPKRLYQVRQKLYELLLNCIPPEIILKRLLYELLKKLDAELKHEVCHWAAYYHSWRSS; translated from the exons ATGCTGTGGGTAGACAAGTACCGACCCAAAACCCTAGACCAGGCAATTGTCCACCAAGACATCGCCCAAAACCTCAAGAAACTC GTTGCAGAGCAGGATTGCCCCCATTTGCTCTTTTATGGCCCTTCCGGCTCCGGCAAGAAAACCCTCATCATCGCCCTCCTCCGTCAGGTTTTCGGTCCCAGCGCCGATAAG GTGAAAGTGGAAAATAGGGCATGGAAAGTTGAT GCTGGGAGCAGAACCATTGATATAGAGCTGACTACATTGTCAAGCACAAACCATATTGAATTGAACCCCAGTGATGCAGGCTTTCAGGATAGATATATTGTCCAAGAGATAATTAAAGAAATGGCTAAAAATAGGCCCATTGACACAAAAGGGAAAAAAGGATATAAAA TCTTAGTGCTGAATGAAGTTGACAAGCTTTCAAGAGAAGCGCAGCATTCTCTTCGAAGAACTATGGAGAAATATAGTGCTTATTGCCGGCTAATACTATGCTGTAACAGTTCTTCAAAGGTTACTGAAGCAATCCGGTCTCGGTGTCTAAATGTGCGAATAAATGCACCAACAGAAGACCAG ATTGTTAAGGTATTGGAGTTCATTGGAAAGAAGGAAGTGCTGCAACTTCCTTCTGGATTCACTGCTCGTATAGCTGAAAAATCAAATAGGAGCTTAAGGAGAGCTATATTGTCCTTAGAAACTTGTCGTGTCCAACA GTATCCCTTTACAAGTAACCAATCGATACCCCCAATGGACTGGGAGGAATATGTTTCTGAAATCGCCTCTGATATAATGAAGGAGCAGAGCCCAAAAAG GCTTTATCAGGTGCGGCAGAAGCTGTATGAGCTACTTCTAAATTGTATTCCTCCAGAGATCATCTTGAAG AGGCTGCTTTATGAGTTATTGAAGAAATTGGATGCAGAACTGAAGCATGAGGTCTGCCATTGGGCTGCATATTAC
- the LOC103432731 gene encoding replication factor C subunit 3 isoform X1 has protein sequence MLWVDKYRPKTLDQAIVHQDIAQNLKKLVAEQDCPHLLFYGPSGSGKKTLIIALLRQVFGPSADKVKVENRAWKVDAGSRTIDIELTTLSSTNHIELNPSDAGFQDRYIVQEIIKEMAKNRPIDTKGKKGYKILVLNEVDKLSREAQHSLRRTMEKYSAYCRLILCCNSSSKVTEAIRSRCLNVRINAPTEDQIVKVLEFIGKKEVLQLPSGFTARIAEKSNRSLRRAILSLETCRVQQYPFTSNQSIPPMDWEEYVSEIASDIMKEQSPKRLYQVRQKLYELLLNCIPPEIILKRLLYELLKKLDAELKHEVCHWAAYYEHRMRLGQKAIFHLEAFVAKFMSIYKAFLIEAFG, from the exons ATGCTGTGGGTAGACAAGTACCGACCCAAAACCCTAGACCAGGCAATTGTCCACCAAGACATCGCCCAAAACCTCAAGAAACTC GTTGCAGAGCAGGATTGCCCCCATTTGCTCTTTTATGGCCCTTCCGGCTCCGGCAAGAAAACCCTCATCATCGCCCTCCTCCGTCAGGTTTTCGGTCCCAGCGCCGATAAG GTGAAAGTGGAAAATAGGGCATGGAAAGTTGAT GCTGGGAGCAGAACCATTGATATAGAGCTGACTACATTGTCAAGCACAAACCATATTGAATTGAACCCCAGTGATGCAGGCTTTCAGGATAGATATATTGTCCAAGAGATAATTAAAGAAATGGCTAAAAATAGGCCCATTGACACAAAAGGGAAAAAAGGATATAAAA TCTTAGTGCTGAATGAAGTTGACAAGCTTTCAAGAGAAGCGCAGCATTCTCTTCGAAGAACTATGGAGAAATATAGTGCTTATTGCCGGCTAATACTATGCTGTAACAGTTCTTCAAAGGTTACTGAAGCAATCCGGTCTCGGTGTCTAAATGTGCGAATAAATGCACCAACAGAAGACCAG ATTGTTAAGGTATTGGAGTTCATTGGAAAGAAGGAAGTGCTGCAACTTCCTTCTGGATTCACTGCTCGTATAGCTGAAAAATCAAATAGGAGCTTAAGGAGAGCTATATTGTCCTTAGAAACTTGTCGTGTCCAACA GTATCCCTTTACAAGTAACCAATCGATACCCCCAATGGACTGGGAGGAATATGTTTCTGAAATCGCCTCTGATATAATGAAGGAGCAGAGCCCAAAAAG GCTTTATCAGGTGCGGCAGAAGCTGTATGAGCTACTTCTAAATTGTATTCCTCCAGAGATCATCTTGAAG AGGCTGCTTTATGAGTTATTGAAGAAATTGGATGCAGAACTGAAGCATGAGGTCTGCCATTGGGCTGCATATTAC